In Antechinus flavipes isolate AdamAnt ecotype Samford, QLD, Australia chromosome 3, AdamAnt_v2, whole genome shotgun sequence, a genomic segment contains:
- the SPNS2 gene encoding sphingosine-1-phosphate transporter SPNS2 — MWGVQRPPRRAADRAFCPAQPPPFEPRALLRIRGIWQQAAFPAFGLREQTEVRWRTSGPEDGRTGGREDGRPAKVRERTDGARIAGLRGAGPGRHAAAAAFAAAAGAPAARAALSPPGPRRPRPRPPCPVELPAGFPALPAPPGLLPPGVLPAPYLLPPARRPPRPPRPGMMCLEGGSAAGSGGAAGCAEEEEEDAAVAVATGPDPEQHRRGRGRGRGRGWAGGGPGRGRHCGGAGTGPRVGGGRWPHDEVQTLSGSVQRAPPGPGPTAVPACPEVGAPTSSKGPAPGGPQPKPGARLGRARVAAAAILSVGNVLNYLDRYTVAGVLLDIQQHFGVKDRGAGLLQSVFICSFMVAAPIFGYLGDRFNRKVILSCGIFFWSAVTFSSSFITQQYFWLLVLSRGLVGIGEASYSTIAPTIIGDLFNKNTRTLMLSIFYFAIPLGSGLGYITGSSVKQVAGDWHWALRVSPVMGMITGTLILLFVPAARRGHAEQLGGQLKARTSWLRDMRALIRNRSYVFSSLATSAVSFATGALGMWIPLYLHRAQVVQKTTETCTNQPCESRDSLIFGAITCFTGFLGVITGAGATKCCRLRTQRADPLVCAVGMLGSAIFICLIFVAAKTSILGAYICIFIGETLLFSNWAITADILMYVVIPTRRATAVALQSFTSHLLGDAGSPYLIGFISDLIRQSTRESALWEFLSLGYALMLCPFVVVLGGMFFLATALFFLSDRAKAEQQVNQLMMPPAAVKV, encoded by the exons ATGTGGGGGGTTCAGAGGCCCCCTCGGCGGGCTGCAGACCGTGCTTTCTGCCCTGCGCAGCCGCCCCCCTTTGAGCCCCGGGCGCTGCTACGGATTAGGGGGATCTGGCAACAGG CCGCCTTCCCAGCTTTCGGGCTCCGGGAGCAGACTGAAGTCCGCTGGCGGACGAGCGGACCGGAGGACGGGCGGACCGGAGGACGGGAGGACGGCCGGCCGGCCAAAGTGCGAGAGAGGACGGACGGAGCTAGGATCGCGGGGCTCCGCGGAGCAGGGCCCGGGCGGCATGCCGCTGCCGCTGCCTTCGCCGCCGCCGCCGGGGCTCCGGCAGCCCGAGCAGCGCTGAGCCCGCCCGGGCCCCGACGTCCTCGGCCGCGGCCGCCTTGCCCCGTCGAGCTCCCGGCCGGCTTCCCTGCCCTCCCCGCGCCTCCGGGCCTTCTGCCTCCGGGCGTCCTGCCGGCCCCGTACCTCCTGCCCCCCGCCCGACGGCCCCCGCGACCCCCGCGGCCGGGCATGATGTGCCTGGAGGGCGGCTCGGCGGCGGGCAGCGGCGGGGCGGCGGGCTgcgcggaggaggaggaggaggacgcgGCCGTAGCCGTGGCGACCGGGCCGGACCCGGAGCAGCATCGCCGCGGCCGCGGCCGCGGCCGAGGCCGGGGCTGGGCCGGCGGGGGACCGGGCCGGGGCCGGCATTGCGGCGGGGCCGGGACTGGGCCCAGGGTCGGGGGCGGCCGCTGGCCCCACGACGAGGTGCAGACGCTGTCAGGCAGCGTGCAGCGGGCGCCCCCCGGGCCGGGGCCCACCGCAGTCCCCGCCTGCCCCGAAGTCGGGGCCCCGACGTCCTCCAAGGGCCCGGCCCCGGGAGGCCCGCAGCCCAAGCCGGGGGCCCGCCTAGGCCGTGCGCGAGTGGCCGCCGCCGCCATCCTCAGCGTGGGCAACGTCCTCAACTACCTGGACAGGTACACCGTGGCAG gcGTCCTCCTGGACATCCAGCAGCACTTCGGGGTCAAGGACCGCGGGGCCGGCTTGCTGCAGTCAG TGTTCATCTGCAGCTTCATGGTGGCGGCCCCCATCTTCGGCTACCTGGGGGACCGCTTCAACAGGAAGGTCATCCTGAGCTGCGGCATCTTCTTCTGGTCGGCCGTCACCTTCTCCAGCTCCTTCATCACCCAGCAG TACTTCTGGCTCCTGGTGCTCTCGCGGGGCTTGGTCGGGATAGGAGAAGCCAGCTACTCCACCATCGCGCCCACCATCATCGGCGACCTCTTCAACAAGAACACCCGCACCCTCATGCTCTCCATCTTCTACTTTGCCATCCCCCTGGGAAG TGGCCTGGGCTACATCACTGGGTCCAGTGTGAAGCAGGTGGCCGGAGACTGGCATTGGGCCCTGCGG GTGTCTCCAGTCATGGGCATGATCACGGGCACGCTCATCCTCCTCTTCGTGCCGGCCGCGAGGAGGGGGCACGCGGAGCAGCTCGGGGGGCAGCTGAAGGCCCGCACCTCCTGGCTCCGGGACATGAGGGCGCTGATCCGAAA TCGCAGCTACGTCTTCTCCTCGCTGGCCACTTCGGCCGTCTCCTTCGCCACGGGAGCCCTGGGCATGTGGATCCCCCTGTACTTACACCGGGCCCAGGTGGTGCAGAAGACCACCGAGACCTGCACCAACCAGCCCTGTGAGAGCCGGGACAG CCTCATCTTCGGCGCCATCACGTGCTTCACGGGCTTCCTGGGGGTGATCACGGGGGCCGGAGCCACCAAGTGCTGCCGCCTGAGGACGCAGCGGGCCGACCCCTTGGTGTGCGCCGTGGGCATGCTGGGCTCCGCCATCTTCATCTGCCTCATCTTCGTGGCGGCCAAGACCAGCATCCTGGGCGCCTAC ATTTGCATCTTCATTGGCGAGACCCTGCTCTTCTCCAACTGGGCCATCACGGCAGACATCCTGATG TACGTGGTCATCCCCACTCGCCGAGCCACGGCCGTGGCTCTCCAGAGCTTCACCTCTCACCTCCTGGGAGACGCGGGCAGCCCCTATCTCATTGGCTTC ATCTCGGACCTGATCCGCCAGAGCACGCGGGAATCGGCCCTCTGGGAGTTCCTGAGCCTGGGCTACGCCCTCATGCTCTGTCCCTTCGTGGTGGTCCTGGGCGGGATGTTCTTCCTCGCCACGGCCCTCTTCTTCCTCAGCGACCGGGCCAAAGCCGAGCAACA gGTCAACCAGCTGATGATGCCCCCAGCTGCTGTGAAGGTCTGA